One Candidatus Lernaella stagnicola DNA window includes the following coding sequences:
- a CDS encoding Jag N-terminal domain-containing protein: MTEAHESKQEFTGKTVEDCMAAAAAELGVGTEQLDVEIIDEPGSFKALFGKKARIRARVKGPSMADKIANELRFDSDVPRDEPRVLSPRKPLTPAKLPVDGFNPADALLRIAQTIVPEATVLATENDDELNLDIRSDGSGIFIGRKGATLEAIQFLMTRMTQKQMWAGKRIIVDSEGYRERRVDGLREKVHRLAKRVLDERRPLRTELLDAAMRKIVHSEITQFSELRTRSIGNGEVKRVQIHLADDDRSRDRRPQRGRR, translated from the coding sequence ATGACTGAAGCACACGAAAGCAAACAAGAATTCACCGGCAAGACCGTTGAAGATTGCATGGCCGCGGCCGCCGCGGAACTGGGCGTCGGAACCGAACAGTTGGACGTCGAAATAATCGATGAGCCCGGTTCATTCAAAGCGCTTTTCGGCAAAAAGGCCCGCATTCGGGCGCGGGTCAAAGGCCCGTCGATGGCCGATAAGATCGCTAACGAACTGCGTTTCGACTCCGACGTCCCGCGTGACGAGCCGCGCGTTCTTTCGCCGCGCAAACCTCTCACGCCCGCGAAGCTGCCCGTCGACGGTTTCAACCCTGCCGACGCGCTCCTGCGCATTGCCCAAACCATCGTTCCCGAGGCAACCGTTCTCGCAACCGAAAACGACGATGAACTCAACCTCGACATTCGTAGCGACGGCAGCGGCATCTTTATCGGTCGCAAAGGCGCGACGCTGGAGGCGATCCAGTTCCTGATGACCCGCATGACCCAGAAGCAGATGTGGGCCGGCAAGCGGATCATCGTCGACTCTGAAGGGTACCGCGAACGGCGTGTGGACGGGCTGCGCGAGAAGGTGCACCGCTTGGCCAAGCGCGTGCTTGACGAGCGTCGCCCGCTGCGTACAGAACTGCTCGACGCGGCCATGCGCAAAATCGTCCATTCGGAAATCACTCAGTTTTCCGAACTTCGCACCCGCTCCATCGGTAACGGCGAGGTGAAACGAGTGCAGATCCACCTGGCCGACGATGACCGCAGTCGCGACCGCCGGCCGCAGCGCGGGCGGCGCTAA